The following are from one region of the Marinomonas sp. CT5 genome:
- a CDS encoding TetR/AcrR family transcriptional regulator, which yields MTSRMVHQTEATRDKIIHIAEALFIENGFADTQMKDIAAATGMSRNTLYRYYQDKYDLGFAILVVVITRKLKVYQSIIEKIEARHYATIHEGIGVLMHAYSDPQYEDDDRFIAEFDGYYAGSRIPSGFREKLKQLMPDSITNSLNNLVLLGQEEGSIRSDIPADYLMVTIFNAITTFFRRMLLRRDALMEIEQEAIPKLTPVLIQLLMDGMKPSPQR from the coding sequence ATGACATCAAGAATGGTTCACCAAACCGAGGCAACTCGGGACAAAATCATCCATATTGCAGAAGCACTTTTTATTGAAAATGGCTTTGCAGACACACAAATGAAAGACATTGCGGCCGCCACTGGCATGAGCCGCAATACGCTATATCGCTATTACCAAGACAAATACGACTTGGGGTTTGCTATTTTGGTGGTTGTCATCACACGTAAACTCAAGGTGTATCAAAGCATCATAGAAAAAATCGAAGCGCGTCATTACGCCACGATTCACGAAGGAATTGGCGTATTAATGCACGCTTATTCAGATCCTCAATATGAAGATGACGACCGCTTCATTGCCGAATTTGATGGTTATTATGCAGGCTCACGCATTCCTAGTGGATTCCGAGAAAAGCTGAAGCAGCTGATGCCAGATAGCATCACAAACTCCCTCAACAACCTTGTTCTGCTTGGACAAGAAGAAGGCAGTATCCGCAGTGACATTCCAGCCGACTATTTGATGGTCACTATTTTCAACGCGATCACCACCTTCTTCCGGCGCATGCTATTGCGCCGAGACGCCCTAATGGAAATTGAGCAAGAAGCGATCCCTAAACTCACCCCGGTTTTAATTCAATTGCTAATGGATGGAATGAAGCCATCTCCACAACGTTAA